In one window of Frigoriglobus tundricola DNA:
- the purL gene encoding phosphoribosylformylglycinamidine synthase subunit PurL has translation MLWELEIKPLGRDGERERVCDEFDLLTHAERGGDLITASARGFLIEGDLTEEHRERLTGEVLLDPLVDAGTFAPVGTRAAHSYTVLLKPGVMDPVAQTVLDTLRLLGAPATAVRTFRRYFGPPEIPSLDRDVLFRKVLANDAIEQIVVGPVKAAHLAVGSPYQFKLVRVPIRELNDDGLVRLSKENTLALSLAEMQQVQAHFRDLGRDPTDAELETVAQTWSEHCSHKTLKGTITLTDHGTGETRTYKNLLKETVFGATQTIRAALGANDWCVSVFADNAGIVTFDDNFHICIKVETHNHPSAIEPYGGANTGLGGVIRDLLGTGLGAKPVCNTDVFCFAPPDYDPNKLPAGVLHPRRVMQGVVAGVRDYGNRMGIPTVNGAVLFDERYLANPLVFCGTVGIIPKDKAFKQVYDGDLIVAVGGRTGRDGIHGATFSSLELTHESETVSGGAVQIGNAITEKKVQDVIIQARDRGLFSAITDCGAGGFSSAVGEMAADLGATVMLDQAPLKYEGLSYTEIWISESQERMVLSVPPAKWPALLKLCEAEDVEAAVLGTFEASGRLKLSYEGNVVADLDMHFLHDGRPTVIKSAEWRAPAPAPHAPARGLEAEAAHDALLAILGHYSVSSKEWVIRQYDHEVQGGSAVKPLVGVMNDGPSDAAVVMPVLGSWTGAAVGCGINPQYADLDPYWMAAAAIDEAVRNVVAVGADPKRVAILDNFCWGNIHDPQVLGALVRTAEACRDVAVAFGTPFISGKDSLNNTYATQGGERLNIPHTLLVTALGRVPDVRRCVTMDLKEPGNALYLVGTTKDELGGSHFHLVTGRTGGHVPRVDLATAPKLFAAVHKAISGGLVRACHDLSEGGLAVAAAEMCFAGGIGADITGLPGELSDEAKLFSESPTRFLVEVKPADASAFEATFAGLPVARVGVTLSDTRLRIAGANGEWLVWVKLATLKEAWQKPLRW, from the coding sequence ATGCTCTGGGAACTTGAGATCAAACCGCTGGGTCGGGACGGCGAGCGGGAGCGGGTGTGCGACGAGTTCGACTTGCTGACGCACGCCGAGCGCGGCGGGGACCTCATCACCGCCAGCGCCCGCGGGTTCCTCATCGAGGGCGACCTGACCGAAGAGCACCGCGAGCGCCTCACGGGTGAGGTGCTCCTCGATCCGCTCGTGGACGCGGGCACCTTCGCGCCGGTCGGGACGCGCGCGGCGCACTCGTACACGGTGCTGTTAAAGCCCGGCGTGATGGACCCGGTCGCGCAGACCGTTCTGGACACGCTCCGGCTGCTCGGCGCCCCCGCCACCGCGGTGCGCACCTTCCGCCGCTACTTCGGGCCGCCGGAAATCCCCTCGCTCGATCGCGACGTACTGTTCCGCAAGGTCCTCGCGAACGATGCCATCGAGCAGATCGTCGTCGGGCCGGTCAAGGCGGCTCACCTCGCGGTCGGCTCACCGTACCAGTTTAAACTGGTCCGCGTGCCGATCCGCGAACTCAACGACGACGGGCTGGTGCGGCTGAGCAAGGAGAACACGCTCGCCCTGTCGCTGGCCGAGATGCAGCAGGTGCAGGCCCATTTCCGCGATCTGGGCCGCGACCCGACCGACGCCGAGCTCGAAACCGTCGCGCAGACCTGGTCCGAACACTGTTCCCACAAGACGCTCAAGGGGACCATCACCCTCACCGACCACGGCACCGGTGAAACCCGCACCTACAAGAACCTGCTGAAGGAGACCGTGTTCGGGGCGACGCAAACGATCCGCGCGGCCCTCGGCGCGAACGACTGGTGCGTGAGCGTGTTCGCCGACAACGCCGGCATCGTGACGTTCGACGACAACTTTCACATCTGCATCAAGGTGGAGACGCACAACCACCCGTCGGCCATCGAGCCCTACGGCGGGGCGAACACGGGTCTGGGCGGCGTGATTCGCGACCTGCTCGGGACCGGCCTCGGCGCGAAGCCGGTGTGCAACACGGACGTGTTCTGCTTCGCCCCGCCGGACTACGACCCCAACAAGCTGCCCGCCGGCGTGCTGCACCCGCGGCGGGTGATGCAGGGGGTCGTGGCCGGCGTCCGCGACTACGGCAACCGCATGGGCATCCCCACGGTGAACGGGGCCGTGCTGTTCGACGAGCGCTACCTGGCGAACCCGCTCGTGTTCTGCGGTACGGTCGGGATCATCCCGAAGGACAAGGCGTTCAAGCAGGTGTACGACGGCGACCTGATCGTGGCGGTCGGCGGGCGCACCGGGCGCGACGGTATTCACGGGGCCACGTTCTCCAGCCTCGAACTCACGCACGAGTCGGAAACGGTGAGCGGCGGCGCGGTGCAGATCGGCAACGCGATCACCGAGAAGAAGGTTCAGGACGTGATCATCCAGGCCCGCGACCGCGGGCTGTTCTCGGCGATCACCGATTGCGGCGCCGGGGGCTTCAGCTCGGCCGTCGGGGAGATGGCCGCGGACCTCGGCGCGACCGTCATGCTCGATCAGGCGCCGCTCAAATACGAGGGGCTGAGCTATACCGAAATCTGGATCAGCGAATCGCAAGAGCGCATGGTGCTCTCGGTCCCCCCGGCGAAGTGGCCCGCCCTACTGAAATTGTGCGAGGCCGAAGACGTCGAAGCGGCCGTGCTGGGCACGTTCGAGGCTTCGGGCCGGCTGAAGCTGTCTTACGAGGGTAACGTCGTTGCCGACCTCGACATGCACTTCCTGCACGACGGGCGGCCCACCGTGATCAAGAGCGCCGAGTGGCGCGCCCCGGCGCCCGCTCCGCACGCCCCCGCGCGGGGACTGGAGGCGGAGGCGGCCCACGACGCACTCCTGGCGATCCTGGGCCACTATTCCGTCAGCTCCAAGGAATGGGTGATCCGCCAGTACGACCACGAAGTGCAGGGCGGCAGCGCGGTGAAGCCGCTCGTCGGCGTCATGAACGACGGCCCGTCCGACGCCGCGGTTGTAATGCCGGTCCTCGGCTCGTGGACCGGCGCCGCGGTCGGCTGCGGGATCAACCCCCAATACGCGGACCTCGATCCCTACTGGATGGCCGCCGCGGCCATCGACGAAGCCGTTCGAAACGTGGTCGCGGTCGGCGCCGATCCGAAGCGGGTCGCGATCCTCGACAACTTCTGCTGGGGCAACATTCACGACCCCCAGGTTCTCGGCGCGCTGGTCCGCACCGCGGAGGCGTGTCGGGACGTGGCGGTCGCGTTCGGCACGCCGTTCATCAGCGGCAAGGACAGCCTGAACAACACTTATGCGACGCAGGGCGGCGAGCGGCTGAACATCCCTCACACGCTGTTGGTCACCGCGCTCGGCCGCGTGCCCGATGTGCGCCGCTGCGTCACGATGGATCTGAAGGAGCCGGGCAACGCGCTGTACCTGGTCGGCACCACCAAGGACGAACTCGGCGGCTCGCACTTCCACCTCGTCACCGGCCGGACGGGGGGACACGTGCCGCGGGTCGATCTCGCCACCGCCCCGAAGCTGTTCGCGGCGGTCCACAAGGCGATCTCGGGGGGCCTGGTGCGGGCGTGCCACGACCTGAGTGAGGGCGGCCTCGCGGTTGCCGCGGCCGAGATGTGCTTTGCCGGCGGGATCGGCGCCGACATCACGGGGCTACCGGGCGAGCTGTCCGATGAAGCGAAGCTGTTCAGCGAGTCGCCAACACGGTTCCTTGTCGAAGTGAAGCCGGCGGACGCATCGGCGTTTGAAGCGACATTTGCGGGTTTGCCGGTTGCGCGAGTGGGCGTCACCCTCTCCGACACCCGTTTGCGGATCGCCGGCGCCAACGGCGAGTGGCTGGTCTGGGTTAAGCTGGCAACACTCAAAGAGGCGTGGCAGAAACCGCTGCGGTGGTGA
- a CDS encoding WD40 repeat domain-containing protein — protein sequence MFTSLRFALVAVVMGTVMLAPARAQHPTTPQELQKIQDEIKALEEKRRILLVAEERKRAAVKAAEAKAAETKAAESKPTEMTWQFVVPSQPKAAAPTADAHAPLRALAKHSDPKVAALAKELLERLAAPAPAAPKGPKAEKSGAIQLYFEADGKGGFPLGILSGGDGKKGAEVIDIVLGTDGKGGPPRVVGSADVVIAAILPGQGEPAKATSSLKMAADGKTAAVVSADGTVVVFDVATGRELMRFPGKK from the coding sequence ATGTTCACGTCACTTCGTTTCGCCCTGGTCGCTGTCGTCATGGGCACCGTGATGCTCGCGCCGGCCCGCGCACAACACCCCACGACGCCTCAGGAACTCCAAAAGATCCAGGACGAGATCAAGGCCCTGGAGGAGAAGCGCCGCATTCTACTCGTAGCCGAGGAGCGCAAGCGCGCGGCCGTCAAGGCCGCTGAGGCCAAAGCGGCGGAGACGAAAGCCGCTGAGTCGAAGCCCACCGAGATGACGTGGCAGTTCGTCGTCCCCAGTCAGCCGAAGGCCGCCGCGCCCACCGCGGACGCCCACGCCCCGCTTCGCGCGCTGGCGAAGCACTCCGATCCGAAGGTCGCGGCACTGGCGAAGGAGCTGCTGGAGCGTCTGGCCGCGCCGGCTCCCGCTGCCCCGAAAGGGCCGAAGGCGGAGAAATCGGGCGCGATCCAACTCTACTTCGAAGCGGACGGCAAAGGCGGTTTCCCCCTCGGAATTCTGTCCGGCGGGGACGGTAAGAAGGGCGCGGAGGTCATCGACATCGTTCTCGGAACCGACGGCAAGGGCGGTCCGCCGCGCGTGGTCGGGTCGGCGGACGTCGTCATCGCGGCGATATTGCCCGGGCAGGGCGAGCCGGCGAAGGCGACATCCAGCTTGAAGATGGCGGCGGACGGGAAGACGGCGGCGGTGGTGTCGGCCGACGGCACGGTGGTCGTGTTCGATGTGGCGACGGGCCGCGAACTGATGCGGTTCCCCGGCAAGAAGTGA
- a CDS encoding DUF1501 domain-containing protein produces the protein MSRAAAALLNCPSRRDWLRIGVPAAFGAAFPCARADPVPDGAGFGRAKSVVVVFTSGGQSQLDTWDPKPDAPEEVRGAFRSVRTSNPALRVCEHLPRMAALANRFAVLRSVTHDDLDHGSACYLALTGQHHPRKSSNPPPRPADFPALGAVLKRVRPAKHFPHTAVHVNGPLLAPVEVSPGQYGGFLGHAYEPAELGNVATTDRLVAALDLPSDVPQSRLRGRRDLLARLDPGASADPLSQKAFELVNAPRVRAALDLDREPEKLRDRYGRHRSGQACLMARRLVEAGVPWVTVFFNHGIRGQDAHPDDTDAYGWDTHNDIFDALKQHLLPRFDHSVSALLEDLGHRGLLESTLVVVMGEFGRAPLVAREKNFAGSSPGRKHWGACYSVVLAGAGVAPGAVYGRSDRIAAYPQADPITPGDLAATMFYALGIPPDAHYTDATDRPYRIVTGAPVTKLFLETLAYAFPWDRGRLGRIAKSGRDGRGPGNSSRRFALT, from the coding sequence ATGTCTCGCGCTGCCGCTGCCCTCCTAAACTGCCCCTCGCGCCGCGACTGGCTCCGCATCGGCGTGCCCGCCGCGTTCGGTGCGGCGTTTCCGTGCGCCCGAGCCGACCCGGTGCCGGACGGCGCGGGTTTCGGACGGGCGAAGTCCGTCGTTGTGGTCTTCACGAGCGGCGGGCAGAGCCAACTCGACACCTGGGACCCGAAGCCGGACGCTCCGGAAGAAGTGCGCGGCGCCTTCCGCAGCGTCCGGACGAGCAACCCGGCGCTGCGGGTTTGCGAACACCTGCCACGCATGGCGGCGCTCGCGAACCGCTTCGCGGTGCTCCGATCGGTGACACACGACGACCTCGATCACGGGTCGGCGTGCTACCTCGCGCTCACCGGTCAGCACCACCCGCGAAAGTCGTCCAACCCGCCGCCGCGGCCGGCCGATTTCCCCGCGCTGGGCGCGGTCCTGAAGCGTGTGCGGCCGGCCAAACACTTTCCGCACACCGCGGTACACGTGAATGGTCCGCTGCTCGCGCCGGTTGAAGTGTCGCCGGGCCAGTACGGCGGGTTCCTCGGGCACGCCTACGAGCCGGCCGAACTCGGTAACGTCGCCACGACGGACCGGCTCGTCGCGGCGCTCGATCTACCCTCCGACGTGCCCCAGAGCCGGCTCCGGGGGCGCCGCGACTTACTCGCGCGGCTCGATCCCGGTGCGAGCGCCGACCCGCTCAGCCAGAAGGCGTTCGAGTTGGTCAACGCGCCGCGTGTGCGGGCCGCGCTCGACCTTGATCGCGAGCCGGAAAAGCTCCGCGACCGCTACGGCCGCCACCGCTCGGGCCAAGCGTGCCTCATGGCCCGCCGACTGGTGGAAGCCGGGGTGCCCTGGGTCACGGTGTTCTTCAACCACGGGATTCGCGGACAAGACGCCCACCCGGACGACACCGACGCTTACGGCTGGGACACGCACAACGACATCTTCGACGCGCTCAAACAGCACCTCTTGCCGCGGTTCGATCACAGCGTCTCGGCGCTGCTGGAAGACCTCGGCCACCGGGGGCTGCTCGAAAGCACGCTCGTGGTGGTGATGGGCGAGTTCGGCCGCGCGCCGCTCGTCGCGCGGGAGAAGAACTTCGCCGGCTCGTCGCCCGGTCGCAAGCACTGGGGGGCGTGCTACTCCGTGGTCCTGGCCGGTGCGGGCGTCGCGCCCGGAGCGGTGTACGGTCGGTCCGACCGGATCGCGGCCTACCCCCAAGCGGACCCGATTACGCCTGGTGATCTGGCGGCGACGATGTTCTACGCACTCGGCATCCCGCCAGACGCGCACTACACAGACGCCACCGACCGGCCGTATCGGATCGTGACGGGCGCGCCGGTCACCAAACTTTTTCTTGAGACTTTGGCGTATGCATTTCCCTGGGACCGCGGCCGTCTCGGCCGCATCGCTAAGAGCGGCCGAGACGGCCGCGGTCCCGGGAACTCGTCCCGGCGATTCGCTCTAACCTGA
- a CDS encoding 3-keto-disaccharide hydrolase, which produces MRVLFSVALFAIAAPALADDTGSFTPLFDGKTLDGWTFIVKPDKDGKKADPKGTWSVADGYIRCTGKPNGCMVTREEYGDYVLKVKWRFPADGKGGNSGVLLHVQDEKYWPTSIEAQMLTGRAGDLFLTNPPGAKLDVDPSRRNPKVERQFFRLETKEPVEKKLGEWNEYEITCKGGAVNLVINGVKVNEGTNGNLSKGRIALQSEGTEIHFKDVVIKKLK; this is translated from the coding sequence ATGCGCGTGCTCTTTTCCGTTGCCCTCTTCGCCATTGCCGCCCCCGCCCTTGCCGACGATACGGGCAGCTTCACGCCGTTGTTCGACGGCAAGACCCTCGACGGCTGGACATTCATCGTGAAACCCGACAAGGACGGCAAGAAGGCCGATCCGAAGGGCACCTGGAGCGTCGCGGACGGGTACATCCGCTGCACGGGTAAGCCCAACGGCTGCATGGTGACCCGGGAAGAGTACGGCGACTACGTGCTGAAGGTGAAGTGGCGCTTTCCGGCTGATGGCAAGGGCGGCAACAGCGGGGTGCTGTTGCACGTCCAGGACGAGAAATATTGGCCGACGTCGATCGAAGCACAAATGCTGACCGGCCGGGCCGGCGACCTGTTTCTCACCAACCCGCCGGGCGCGAAGCTCGACGTGGACCCGTCGCGCCGGAACCCGAAGGTGGAGCGCCAGTTCTTCCGCCTGGAAACGAAAGAACCGGTGGAGAAGAAACTCGGCGAGTGGAACGAGTACGAGATCACCTGCAAGGGCGGCGCCGTGAACTTGGTCATCAACGGCGTGAAGGTGAACGAGGGCACGAACGGCAACCTGTCGAAGGGCCGGATCGCGCTCCAGTCCGAGGGCACCGAGATCCACTTCAAAGACGTTGTCATCAAAAAGCTAAAGTGA
- a CDS encoding prephenate dehydrogenase, translating to MLFDQITIIGVGLIGGSVGLAAKARGVAGRVIGVDRDPATIETAVRLGALDAGGTDLAAGVAGAGLVVVCTPVDHVAGVVVAAAAHVQPGTLITDAGSTKARIVAEVRGKLPPRVEFVPAHPVAGSEKSGPEHGRADLFLNRATAVVMSPFGADWERTVRVGRFWEALGSHVVLMNAEEHDRTLAFTSHMPHAVAAAVAGVTHSDWLRITGGGFRDVTRIAAGDPQLWAAIFEANRSATLAALDAFSARLAEFRTLLAAGDGAGLVRWLTEGKQVRDALGT from the coding sequence ATGCTGTTCGACCAGATCACCATCATCGGCGTCGGCCTCATCGGCGGCTCGGTCGGCCTCGCGGCGAAAGCGCGGGGCGTGGCGGGCCGTGTGATCGGCGTGGACCGCGACCCGGCCACGATCGAGACGGCCGTCCGGCTCGGCGCGCTGGACGCGGGCGGTACGGACCTCGCGGCCGGAGTGGCCGGGGCCGGGCTGGTCGTCGTGTGTACGCCGGTCGATCACGTCGCGGGCGTGGTCGTCGCGGCCGCGGCGCATGTGCAACCGGGCACTCTGATTACGGACGCCGGGAGTACGAAGGCCCGGATCGTTGCCGAGGTGCGCGGGAAACTGCCCCCGCGTGTGGAGTTCGTGCCGGCGCACCCGGTGGCCGGGTCCGAGAAGTCCGGGCCGGAGCACGGCCGCGCCGATCTGTTCCTGAACCGCGCCACGGCCGTCGTGATGAGCCCGTTCGGGGCGGACTGGGAGCGCACGGTGCGGGTCGGGCGGTTCTGGGAGGCGCTCGGGTCCCACGTGGTGCTGATGAACGCCGAGGAACACGACCGGACGCTGGCGTTCACCAGCCACATGCCCCACGCCGTCGCGGCAGCGGTCGCGGGCGTGACGCACTCGGACTGGCTCCGGATCACCGGCGGCGGGTTCCGCGATGTGACCCGCATCGCGGCCGGCGACCCCCAGTTGTGGGCCGCAATATTCGAGGCGAACCGCAGTGCCACACTCGCCGCGCTGGACGCGTTCAGCGCCCGCCTCGCCGAATTCCGAACGCTGCTGGCGGCCGGGGACGGCGCCGGCCTCGTGCGGTGGTTAACCGAAGGGAAACAGGTGCGCGATGCTCTGGGAACTTGA